A genomic region of Equus caballus isolate H_3958 breed thoroughbred chromosome 1, TB-T2T, whole genome shotgun sequence contains the following coding sequences:
- the LOC138918648 gene encoding protein FAM170B-like, which produces MNRRQSGRKRPISETPAVQPALEGSGPGPAGAGRRCDEVSQRWRRVATGEAPRDPRHNSLGSETRPQAPGPRAHGTPTLFSEASTQEDRATQPTPSESRSRSSRPRKTLRLPETCVSSASAERTSHSSSYGSPKEKQWVRCAYYTQVRTVKGLAVAWQTESGFAPVDERPRVFEAELSQESTIGSPPSPADTESLLSDTEPCVQEAEAHTPAPAVQEQEAPPRAVTPEWLVTGEHGFRCVACCRVFPCPAAVVAHAERGVKEGFSCRVFYEELLERRRPASAPRRPRRCHLLAQRRLLAAKSREVRAKEEACLRLQARLQAQSQELRRLRSELAWLQRQEAWQRQGRGARPQGPRGTRLKGRAQAL; this is translated from the exons ATGAATCGGCGGCAATCCGGGAGGAAGAGGCCTATCTCTGAGACCCCAg cagtgcaaccagcactgGAAGGCTCGGGACCCGGGCCCGCCGGGGCCGGACGAAGATGTGACGAGGTTTcccagaggtggaggagggtAGCGACCGGAGAGGCCCCCAGGGACCCCCGACACAacagcctgggctcagagaccaggccccaggccccaggccccagagctcaTGGAACTCCCACTCTGTTCTCAGAGGCCTCAACCCAAGAGGACAGGGCCACACAGCCTACACCATCGGAAAGCAGAAGCCggagctccaggcccaggaagaCCCTCCGACTCCCAGAGACGTGTGtctcctctgcttcagcggagcggacctcccactcctccagctACGGGTCGCCCAAAGAGAAGCAATGGGTGCGGTGCGCCTATTACACCCAAGTGCGCACCGTGAAGGGGCTGGCCGTCGCGTGGCAAACCGAAAGCGGGTTTGCACCCGTGGACGAGAGGCCCCGCGTCTTCGAGGCCGAGCTCTCCCAGGAGAGCACCATCGGCTCTCCCCCGAGCCCGGCTGACACGGAGTCCCTGCTCAGCGACACGGAGCCCTGTGTCCAGGAAGCCGAGGCGCACACCCCTGCGCCGGCCGTCCAGGAGCAGGAGGCGCCGCCCCGCGCGGTCACCCCGGAGTGGCTGGTGACCGGCGAGCACGGCTTCCGCTGCGTGGCCTGCTGCCGCGTGTTCCCGTGCCCGGCCGCCGTGGTGGCGCACGCCGAGCGCGGCGTCAAGGAGGGCTTCAGCTGCCGCGTCTTCTATGAGGAGCTGCTGGAGCGCCGGCGGCCCGCGTCTGCGCCGCGCCGGCCCCGacgctgccacctgctggcccagagGCGCCTGCTGGCGGCCAAGAGCAGGGAGGTGCGAGCCAAGGAGGAAGCCTGCCTGCGCCTGCAGGCGAGACTgcaagcacagagccaggagctgaggcGGCTGCGGAGCGAGCTGGCgtggctgcagaggcaggaggcctggcagaggcagggccgcGGGGCGCGGCCCCAAGGACCGCGGGGCACGCGCCTGAAGGGCCGCGCTCAGGCCCTGTGa